The Nocardia sp. NBC_01503 sequence TGGAGCAGCTGCGGCATCTGTCGGCGCGCACGGTCGAGGTGAACTTCGCGACTGCCGATGTCGATCTCGAACCACTCCGGCGACTCGGTGGCGTGGAGGTCGGCGAAGCCACCGATCATCATGTGGCACTGCAGGTTCGGGGCGAAATGGGACCGCTGCTGGCCGCCCTCACGCGGCTACCGGTCACCACGATCGACAGTCGGGAGCCGAGCCTCGAGGAGATCTTCCTGATCCACTACCACGGCGACGCGGGGTCTTCCGGTACTCCCGACGGTGCGGTCCCGGTGCCGGTCCGATGACCGGGGTGGTCTCGCACGGCTGGGTCGTACTGGTCCGTGCCCGGCTGCGCGCGAATCGAATGTCGTTGGCGGCCATGACGATTCTGATGGGCGTATTCTGTGTCGCCGCGCTGCAGACCTACGTCTCGGCCTTCCCGGACCGGGCCACCCGAACCAGCATGCTGGCACCACTGGTGAACAATGGCGCACTGCGAGTGCTGTACGGCTACCCGTTCGATATCGCCGATCCGGCGGGCTGGGTGTCCTGGCGCACCATGACCAGCGTCGGAATCATCATGGCGGTCTGGGCGATCATCATCACCACCGGCGCGCTGCGCGGGGAAGAGGACGCCGGGCGTGGGGAATTGGTGCTCAGCGGCGCCCAACCGCGGCGGCGCTGGTTCGCCGCCGCCCTGACCGCGACCACCGTGCAGACCCTGATCATCGGCGCGGTCACCGTGATCGGTCTGGCCGCGGTCGGGCTGCCACAGCATCTGCTCACCTTCGCCAACTGCGTCGAGCTCGGCCTGCAACTGATGTTGCCGGCCCTGTTCTTCGCCGCGGTCGCCGCGTTGATCAGTCAGCTCGCGGCCACGGTGCGCGGTGCACGCCTGCTGGCCTCGGGAATTCTGGTGGCCGCCTTCCTGATTCGCGCACCCGCCGATGTGGGGGAGGGGATGACCTGGCTGCGCTGGGTAACCCCGCTGGGTTGGTTCGAGGAGCTGCGCCCACCAGCCGCACCGTCCACCATCGCACTCGCGGTGATCATCGTGGCGACGGCGATACCGGTGCTGATCGCGCTGCCGCTGCTCACCGCGCGCGATATCGGGCGCGGACTACTCGGCGCGCGGGACAGTCGACCACCGCGCCGGATACTGCTCGGTGCGCCCTGGCAGGCCGCACTGCGCGATGAGATATCGCATCTGAGTTTCTGGTTCGTCGGCACCACGCTGTACGGAATGCTGATGGGGGCGATGATCAAAACAATGCTCGACTTCCTTCACCGCACCCCGGCGTACGCCCAGTTCTTCGGTGAGCGGCTGGCCGTCGACGGATTCGTCTCGGCGATGTACTCGCTCTTCCAACTGCTGGCCGCGCTGCTGGCCGTGACCCTGGTGGTCGCGGCGCGTGGCGAAGAGGCCACGGGCCGACTGGAACTGCTGCTGGCCATGCCGCGCTCCCGAATCGGCTGGCTGAGCGGCCGTGCGTTCCTGGCCACGGTACTCGCGGCGGCGCTGACCCTGATCGCGGCCGTATCCCTGTGGGCCGGAGCAGCACTCACCGGAGAGCAGGTGCGGGTGAGCTCATTGCTGTTGGCCTCGCTCAACAGTCTGCCGCTCATCGTGATCACGGTGGGCTGCGCGACGACGGTATTGGCGCTCGCGCCACGCGCGGTGGCCTTCCTGTACGGGCTGGTGGCGGCGGCTTTCCTCTGGGACAACGTGGGTACCGCGCTGAAAGCGCCCGGCTGGTCGCTGACGCTGTCACCGTTCCATGCCCTGGCGCGGGTTCCCATGCAGCGCGTCGCCTACCCGCCGGTGCTGGCCTTGACGCTGATCGGCCTGGCCCTGTTCGTATTCGGACTGTATCGATTCCGTCGCCGCGACCTCGCGCTCGCGTGAGGAGTCGGACGCGGCGGGCTTCCTCCCCGCCCAGGTGAGTCGAACCAGGTCGGCGCGTTCCTGTTCCTCCAGCGCGAATTCGAGTTGAGCCAGCGCGGTGCGCAGGGCCGGGATGCGATGGTGGCGCAGAGCTCGGACTCGGATGCGGGTGGCGGCGAGTTCGCGCTCGAGTGCGTGGGCCGCGGCCCGGGCGGCGGCATGGGTGGCCGCGGCGGAGAGGGCTTCGCGGTGGGCAGCGCGGGCGGACAGGAGGGTGGCGCTCTCGTCCGGATTGTTCGGAAGGTTCTGGGGGAGACGGCAATCCACGCCGCAGGGGTATCGCACTCCGGCGATTGCCGCGGTGCGCACGGTGATGTCCGCGGCCGGAACCGCGACGGACCGCGGTGCGCGTCGGCCGCCGAGCAGCGCCGCACGCAATTGCCAGGTGCGCGCATGCGCGCAGGCCGCTTCCCATTCGCGGGCGGTGTCATCGCGCAATACCGTGCGGCGGCGGGCCTCGGGTTCGAGCAGGGCCAGCTTGCGGTCCAGCAGCGCGACACCGCGTTCGGCGAGGTCGAGTCGCCTGCGGAGCCAGAGTCGTCCGGCGCGCCCGGGCGGAATACGCAGTGCGGTCATCGTTTTCAGCCTTCGGTGGCGGCGGCGCCGGTGACCGGTCGGTACGCGTCGAGCAGCTCGTCGGGGAGCATGGACAGGGCCCGGCGCGGCAGTGGATCCAGTGCCCGCCAGGCGCGATCCAATGAATCGTCGAGCGTGCGCACTGCACCGGGGCCCTGATTCACGAACTCCCGGGTGAAGGCTTCCTCGGCCGCCAGGTGGGCGCGGTCCACCGGAGTCAAACCGTCGGCGCCGATGAGCTCGGCCAGCTCCCGGGCCTGCCGGGCGCGCGCCAGCACGGCCAATAGTTGAGCGGCTAGCGGCAGGTGGTCGGCGCGGGTGCGCCCGGGGCCCGCACCGTTGCGCATCAGCCTGGACAGAGAGGAGAGCATATCGATCGGCGGATACACCCCGCGCGCGTGCAGGTCCCCCGACAGCACCAGTTGGCCTTCGGTGATGTATCCGGTGAGATCGGGGACCGGATGGGTGAGGTCACCGCCCGGCATGGTCAGCACCGGTACCACGGTCACCGAGCCCGGTTGCCCCGTGATTCGCCCGCAGCGCTCGTACAGTGCGGCCAGATCGCTGTAGAGATAGCTGGGATACGCTCTGCGGCCGGGCAATTCGCCGCGCGCGGCGGACACTTCACGCAGGGCGTCGGCGTAATTGGTCATATCGCCGAGTACGACCAGGACGTGCCGTCCGCCTTCGAACGCGAGATTCTCCGCGATGGTCAAGGCCAGTCGCGGGGTCAGCAGGCGCTCGATGACCGGATCGCCGGCCAGATTGAGCAGTAGCACCAATTCGCCCGCGGCCGAGCGCTCTTCGAGAGCCTCGCGGGTGTAGGCGGCATCGGCGTGGGTGAGACCCATCCCGGCGAAGACCACACAGAACGGTTCGCCGCCGGTGGCCGACTGGGCGGCGATCTGGCAGGCCAGGCGCAGATGCGGGAGCCCGGGCGCGGAGAACACCGGCAATTTCTGGCCGCGCACCAGGGTGGCGAGCACATCGATGACGGAGATGCCGGTCAGTACCGGTTCGGCGGGGGGTATGCGATGCATCGGGTTCAGCGGGGCCCCGGCGACCGGCACCGGATGGCCCGTAATCGGGGGCCCACCGTCGATGGGCACACCACGACCGCCGCACACCCGGCCCAGCCAGCCGTCGCCGACCGCGATACGTAATGGGCCACCGGTGAATTCGACGGCGACGGCCCCGG is a genomic window containing:
- a CDS encoding V-type ATP synthase subunit B — translated: MKRAADARWTRYTGVREIHGPLLVVTGVNGAGWDELVRVELADGRVRHGLVLEADGDLAVVQLFEGTDAIDPGAVAVEFTGGPLRIAVGDGWLGRVCGGRGVPIDGGPPITGHPVPVAGAPLNPMHRIPPAEPVLTGISVIDVLATLVRGQKLPVFSAPGLPHLRLACQIAAQSATGGEPFCVVFAGMGLTHADAAYTREALEERSAAGELVLLLNLAGDPVIERLLTPRLALTIAENLAFEGGRHVLVVLGDMTNYADALREVSAARGELPGRRAYPSYLYSDLAALYERCGRITGQPGSVTVVPVLTMPGGDLTHPVPDLTGYITEGQLVLSGDLHARGVYPPIDMLSSLSRLMRNGAGPGRTRADHLPLAAQLLAVLARARQARELAELIGADGLTPVDRAHLAAEEAFTREFVNQGPGAVRTLDDSLDRAWRALDPLPRRALSMLPDELLDAYRPVTGAAATEG
- a CDS encoding V-type ATP synthase subunit D, which translates into the protein MTALRIPPGRAGRLWLRRRLDLAERGVALLDRKLALLEPEARRRTVLRDDTAREWEAACAHARTWQLRAALLGGRRAPRSVAVPAADITVRTAAIAGVRYPCGVDCRLPQNLPNNPDESATLLSARAAHREALSAAATHAAARAAAHALERELAATRIRVRALRHHRIPALRTALAQLEFALEEQERADLVRLTWAGRKPAASDSSREREVAATESIQSEYEQGQADQRQGQHRRVGDALHGNPRQGMER